The genomic region GTTAACGATATGGCACGTCTTGTTGGTGTTGATCTTCCTCGCGAAAAGCGGCTAGAGATCGCACTTACCTATATTTTTGGAATGGGACTTACCCGTGCGCAAGCAACACTTGCCGCTACCGGTATCTCACCAAACATCAGAGTTAAAGATCTACAAGAGCCAGAATTGGCAAAGCTTCGTGAATTCATTGAAGCCAATTATAAAATTGAGGGTGATCTTCGCCGTGAGATCGCTGGCGACATTCGTCGTAAAGTTGAAATTCAAAGTTACCAAGGTTCTCGTCACCGCAAAGGATTACCAGTCCGCGGTCAACGTACTCATACCAATGCTCGTACTCGCAAGGGTCCACGTGTTGCAATCGCTGGTAAGAAGAAGGAGACCAAGTAATGGCCGCCGAAAAAGCTAAACCAGCTAAAGAAGCAGCAGCAAAAGCTGCACCAAAGAAAATTAAAGCACGTAAGAAGGATAAGAAAAATGTTGCCTTCGGTCATGCTTATATTAAGAGCACATTTAATAACACCATTGTTTCAATCACAGATCCAGCAGGTGGCGTAATTGCTTGGTCATCATCTGGTCAGGTTGGATTTAAAGGTTCTCGTAAATCAACTCCATTTGCTGCGCAAATGGCTGCTGAGGCTGCTGCTCGTAAAGCGCAAGAGCACGGCTTAAAGAAAGTTGATGTATTTGTTAAGGGACCTGGCTCTGGCCGGGAAACTGCAATTCGTTCATTACAAGCAGCCGGTCTTGAAGTTGGAGCCATCGCAGATGTAACTCCAGCACCACATAACGGTTGTCGTCCACGTAAACCACGTCGAGTATAAGGAAAGGGAGAAAACTATGGCTCGCTATACCGGTGCAGATTGCAAAAGATGCCGTCGCGAAAAAGTAAAGCTCTTCCTTAAGGGCTCTAAGTGCGATGGACCAAAGTGTCCAATTGAGTCACGTCCATATCCACCAGGACAACATGGCCGTGCTCGTTCAAAAGATTCTGAGTACTTATTACAGATGCGTGAGAAGCAAAAGTGTGCACGTATTTACGGAGTACTTGAGAAGCAGTTCCGTGGTTACTACGAAGAAGCAAACCGTCTGCAAGGTAAGACTGGTGAGAATCTTTTGGTACTACTTGAAACTCGTCTAGACAATGTTGTCTTCCGCGCTGGCTTTGCTAAGAGCCGGGATATGGCACGCCAATTAGTGCGCCATGGTCACTTCTTAGTTAATGGCAAGAGCGTGAACATTCCATCATTTAGAACTACACCTATGGACATAATTGATGTTGTACCAGCTTCATTGGACACCACACCATTTATCGTCGCAAGTGCAGAGCTTGGTGAGAAAACTGTTCCAGCATGGATGGAGGTTGTGGGTTCTAAAATGCGAATTTTGGTCCACGCCGTTCCAACCCGCCCAATTATTGATACTCAAGTACAAGAGCAACTAATTGTTGAGCTTTACTCCAAGTAATCAAGTACTTAAGCAGTAAAGATTTACCGCAGTAAAACTAAATATCGTAAGCCAACCGAAAGATCAAATAGAGGGTCTTTCAGAACATACGGAGGAACAAAGTGCTAATTGCACAACGCCCAATCCTCACTGAGGAAGTTGTAAGCGAATACCGTTCACGGTTCATTATTGAGCCGCTAGAACCTGGTTTCGGCTACACACTTGGTAATTCAATTCGTCGCACCTTATTATCTTCAATTCCAGGAGCAGCTGTTACTGGTATCAGAGTAAATAATGCGCTGCACGAATTCACTGCTTTAGAAGGTGTGAAAGAGGATCTAACTGAGATCGTCTTAAACATCAAAAACCTAGTTTTATCTTCAGATAATGATGAACCATCACTTCTTTACATCCGTAAAAATGGTGAGGGAATTGTTACTGGCGCAGATGTGGCTGCTCCAACAGGAGTTGCTGTGCACAATCCAGAACTTCACATTGCAACACTAAATTCAAAGGCAAAGTTTGAGATCGAGTTAACTGTTGAGCGTGGTCGTGGTTACATCACCGCG from Candidatus Nanopelagicus abundans harbors:
- the rpsM gene encoding 30S ribosomal protein S13, giving the protein MARLVGVDLPREKRLEIALTYIFGMGLTRAQATLAATGISPNIRVKDLQEPELAKLREFIEANYKIEGDLRREIAGDIRRKVEIQSYQGSRHRKGLPVRGQRTHTNARTRKGPRVAIAGKKKETK
- the rpsK gene encoding 30S ribosomal protein S11, which gives rise to MAAEKAKPAKEAAAKAAPKKIKARKKDKKNVAFGHAYIKSTFNNTIVSITDPAGGVIAWSSSGQVGFKGSRKSTPFAAQMAAEAAARKAQEHGLKKVDVFVKGPGSGRETAIRSLQAAGLEVGAIADVTPAPHNGCRPRKPRRV
- the rpsD gene encoding 30S ribosomal protein S4 encodes the protein MARYTGADCKRCRREKVKLFLKGSKCDGPKCPIESRPYPPGQHGRARSKDSEYLLQMREKQKCARIYGVLEKQFRGYYEEANRLQGKTGENLLVLLETRLDNVVFRAGFAKSRDMARQLVRHGHFLVNGKSVNIPSFRTTPMDIIDVVPASLDTTPFIVASAELGEKTVPAWMEVVGSKMRILVHAVPTRPIIDTQVQEQLIVELYSK